Part of the Anopheles gambiae chromosome 3, idAnoGambNW_F1_1, whole genome shotgun sequence genome is shown below.
AAGGAACGCGGGCGAGAGAGATAAATACTTTAAATTGAATCAATTTTGGGGCGcgtaccactaccaccactaccacggaaacacacacacacacgtaaatcgcatacacaaacacacaaacgggtAATAGAGGTATAACGGTGTAATGTAATGGTGTGTTGGCGGGCCCCCCTTTATTACAAGCCCTCAGCCGTAGTAGGCCACGCGTCCACGGCTccggtgtgtgttggtgtgctgcCCGAGCGTAGTCGGCCGTGCCGTGCGATGTAGACTGGTGGAGGCCGTGGTAGCTTGTGCGCTTGTGGTTTTGCGGTTTTGTGGCCTCGAGTGAAAAAAGCCCCAAGTGTAGTGTGCAAAAACGGAGGTTGCGGAGGGGAGCCCGGTTCATCGCTTGTAAGAAAAGCAGCGTGGCAGGTTGCGTTTTCCCGACCTGTTGGTGTGCGAACTGTTTGGAGCTGCAGTTTTGACAGTTGTCGCTGGTAGTAGAAGGTGTGTAGCTTGCGTCTAGAGTAATTCCGTCCATTACCCAACTTTGTAGCGCGTGTGTTCTGCCCTTCTGCCCCTGCACTCTTTGCCCCATTCAAGCTTACGAAACTGAAGCGAACGCTCGCGGTAGAAAATTCTGCAACCAACAAGACATTGAGCgtgctgtgtctgtgtgtgtgtacgtataAGAAAGAGCGGAAAATTCGCAAAAATACATAACCCTCAACACCTTCCAGGGGTTCAAACGTCATCCCTCAAGatagaaagagcgagagagagcgcacACCTCTACTAGAGAGCGAACCTCTGGAGTATCTCcacgagtgtgtgtttgtgtgtgtgtgtgtgtgtggttcgttTCTCTCAGCGGGCGAAAAACGAGCGCGAAATGTGACTGCTCCATCAGAAAGCAACAAGTTTTTGCCGAGTTCGGAGGgtttatgttttgattttggctGCCCAGTTCCTCCTCCCCTCCAGAGTGACAGCTGACGACGCGGGTGTGCCATCGTCTCGGTTTCGCtcccggtttttttgttgccttttttatgtgtgCGTTATAGGATAGTGTTTGCACAGGcggtgttggtgctgctggaggGAGTCGGTGTTGGTGGAAGTGTGCATGCGTGCAACCGGAACCGGGAAGGAAGGTACTATCACACacggtgtttgtgtgagtgcggCGTATTTTGATAGTATTCTGAGTGGACGGGAAGCAGATACTAAGATTGAGGCACTATCCAGGAACTCCAAAAATGTGCTccaaaaagtttttcaaacaaatcgatttaCCTACCAAGACAGGTTACCATAGCTCATTCGTCCCTGTTTCTCGGTTTTCTATTTAAGGGCCGCCCAAGTagcgtgtgagagagagagtgtgaagTAACCCGTAAGATAGCACAGCAAAAGAAGCCAAGAATTCCAAGAATTGGTGGAACGGAAACCGCAATCGACGAAACCCcagtgcagcaaaacaaaatgtccGGACCCGGGTCGTTAGTTGGATCGGATGAGGAGGAGCAAACGAATTACCACACACCGGATGAAACCGGCCTAACGAAATCGCAAAAGGTGGCCCTGATCGCGGCCTGGAGCATCGTCAAGAAGGATCTGGTTACGCACGGACGCAACATCTTCGTGATGTAAGGCCAGTCGTAGgcgctttctttttttttttgggaaacgATTTACCTAAACACACTCACCGTTTCGCATCTTCCCGGCAGGTTCTTCGAGGAGTACCCACAGTATCTGGACTACTTTGACTTTGGCGGCGGAAGTGCCGGCGAGCTCGGCGAGAACCGGTCCCTCCATGCGCACGCACTGAACGTGATGAACTTTATCGGCACCCTCATCGACTACGGACTGAACGATCCCGCCCTGCTCAAGTGTAGCCTAGGGAAGCTGGTGCGGAACCATCGGAAGCGTAACGTCACCAAGGAGGATGTCGCGGTAAGTGGGTTATTGGCCCCGTTGCTGGACATC
Proteins encoded:
- the LOC1269447 gene encoding myoglobin, with protein sequence MSGPGSLVGSDEEEQTNYHTPDETGLTKSQKVALIAAWSIVKKDLVTHGRNIFVMFFEEYPQYLDYFDFGGGSAGELGENRSLHAHALNVMNFIGTLIDYGLNDPALLKCSLGKLVRNHRKRNVTKEDVAAVGGVIMRYCLKALEQHKTKTLEEAFGAFLGTVAAAFE